One window of Coriobacteriia bacterium genomic DNA carries:
- a CDS encoding L,D-transpeptidase family protein: protein MKSVARITSLLVRHKLAVGLSLLALLVIGIGAVGLTRSLQDRDGSGAPAASASSGEQAQQPSQPASSTESSPVAPPGDPTLPASQDPAPPASATGKAFYGSAFDGSSQVIVVTASRLNTTRAILTAYQKSGENWTSVLSVDAVVGKYGLVYDKDRIEGGMQTPIGLYSLLYAFGVSPNPSTNQGTSLPYRVIGDNTYYDGQYDSPTFNTLVEGKPANNEYEYMYKVTAYRYGIDLGFNLEQVPGKGNAIFLHCNSGSGYTAGCVSVSSANMVWLLQWLDRNQEPKILICLDSELQGFYH from the coding sequence TTGAAGTCCGTAGCGAGGATCACATCCCTCCTTGTGAGGCACAAGCTGGCAGTTGGGCTCAGCCTGCTGGCCCTGCTCGTCATCGGGATCGGCGCAGTGGGCCTAACTCGCTCCCTGCAGGACCGGGACGGTTCCGGTGCACCTGCCGCATCCGCATCTTCCGGCGAGCAAGCCCAGCAGCCGAGCCAGCCCGCCTCCTCGACCGAATCGTCTCCCGTTGCTCCGCCCGGCGACCCAACTCTGCCCGCCTCGCAGGACCCGGCTCCTCCCGCTTCGGCGACCGGAAAGGCGTTCTATGGATCCGCCTTCGACGGCAGCAGCCAAGTGATCGTCGTCACGGCCTCCAGGTTGAACACTACCCGTGCGATCTTGACCGCATATCAGAAGTCCGGCGAGAACTGGACCAGCGTCCTGTCGGTTGATGCGGTTGTCGGCAAGTATGGGCTCGTGTACGACAAGGACCGCATCGAAGGAGGCATGCAGACACCCATCGGCCTCTACAGCCTGCTCTACGCTTTTGGAGTCTCGCCGAATCCCAGCACGAATCAGGGCACGTCATTGCCCTACAGGGTGATCGGCGATAACACCTACTACGACGGGCAGTATGACTCTCCCACGTTCAACACCTTGGTCGAAGGCAAGCCCGCGAACAATGAATATGAATACATGTACAAGGTGACCGCCTACCGATACGGCATCGATCTTGGCTTCAACCTCGAACAGGTACCTGGCAAAGGAAACGCGATCTTCCTCCACTGCAATTCCGGTTCCGGCTACACGGCAGGATGCGTGAGCGTCAGTTCGGCCAACATGGTATGGCTTCTGCAATGGCTGGACCGCAACCAGGAACCCAAGATCCTCATCTGCTTAGACAGTGAACTGCAAGGCTTCTACCACTAG